A genomic segment from Actinomadura hallensis encodes:
- a CDS encoding M1 family metallopeptidase, protein MSTTPRALAAVTLGVAAALAVPAAPASAAARFTPGAPGAGDPYFPDMGNGGYDVAHYDIDLKYDPGTRGVRAVTKIKARATQNLSRFNLDFLGPFTISSLKVDGTKASFKRTGAQELVITPRKGLRKNRHFTVTVAYSGVPRPINDATLGTSGWIPTDDGAVMVNQPFGAATVYPVNDHPTDKATYTFTLTAPKDLTTLSNGDLRGTWTKNGQTTTRWVMRHPMASELSMLAIGKYDVITGRTGDRVPNLTATDRAMNIKPDDARKFHRQTAEIQDFQASLYGRYPFTSTGGIVVKGGFGYALETQGRPVYDLGRRPGAVPSGALLAHELGHQWFGDSVTPKRWSDIWLNEGFATYSEWLYAEKFEGTPVQESFDAVYSTPADDELWRNVVADPGRDHIFDGLVYDRGGMAVHVLRKTIGEKAFFRLLKEWPAAYRYGNASTADFVRFAERLSHKKLDKWADAWLYSEGKPSL, encoded by the coding sequence ATGAGCACAACCCCCAGAGCCCTCGCCGCCGTGACGCTGGGCGTCGCCGCGGCTCTCGCGGTGCCGGCGGCGCCCGCGAGCGCCGCCGCGCGGTTCACGCCGGGCGCGCCGGGAGCGGGCGACCCCTACTTCCCCGACATGGGCAACGGCGGCTACGACGTCGCCCACTACGACATCGACCTGAAGTACGACCCCGGAACCAGGGGCGTCCGGGCCGTCACCAAGATCAAGGCGCGGGCCACGCAGAACCTGTCGCGGTTCAACCTGGACTTCCTCGGCCCGTTCACCATCTCGTCGCTGAAGGTGGACGGGACCAAGGCGTCCTTCAAGCGGACCGGGGCGCAGGAACTCGTCATCACCCCGCGCAAGGGACTGCGGAAGAACCGGCACTTCACGGTGACGGTCGCCTACTCGGGCGTCCCGCGGCCCATCAACGACGCGACGCTGGGCACGTCCGGCTGGATCCCGACGGACGACGGCGCGGTGATGGTCAACCAGCCGTTCGGCGCCGCGACGGTCTACCCGGTCAACGACCACCCGACCGACAAGGCGACGTACACGTTCACGCTCACGGCGCCCAAGGACCTCACCACGCTGTCCAACGGCGACCTGCGCGGCACGTGGACGAAGAACGGGCAGACGACGACGCGCTGGGTGATGCGGCATCCGATGGCGAGCGAGCTGTCCATGCTGGCGATCGGGAAGTACGACGTCATCACCGGGCGGACCGGCGACCGGGTGCCGAACCTGACCGCCACCGACCGGGCCATGAACATCAAGCCCGACGACGCGCGGAAGTTCCACCGGCAGACCGCCGAGATCCAGGACTTCCAGGCGTCGCTGTACGGCCGCTACCCGTTCACCTCGACGGGCGGGATCGTCGTCAAGGGCGGCTTTGGGTACGCGCTGGAGACGCAGGGCCGCCCGGTGTACGACCTGGGCCGCCGACCGGGCGCCGTCCCGAGCGGCGCTCTGCTCGCGCACGAGCTTGGCCACCAGTGGTTCGGTGACTCGGTGACGCCGAAGCGGTGGTCCGACATCTGGCTGAACGAGGGCTTCGCGACGTACTCCGAGTGGCTGTACGCGGAGAAGTTCGAGGGGACGCCGGTCCAGGAGAGCTTCGACGCGGTCTACTCGACCCCGGCGGACGACGAACTGTGGCGGAACGTGGTGGCCGACCCGGGACGCGACCACATCTTCGACGGTCTCGTCTACGACCGCGGCGGAATGGCCGTCCACGTCCTGCGCAAGACCATCGGCGAGAAGGCGTTCTTCCGGCTGCTGAAGGAGTGGCCGGCCGCGTACCGCTACGGCAACGCCTCGACGGCGGACTTCGTCCGCTTCGCCGAGCGGCTCTCGCACAAGAAGCTGGACAAGTGGGCCGACGCGTGGCTCTACTCCGAGGGCAAGCCGTCCCTGTGA
- a CDS encoding M1 family metallopeptidase: MHKAGRSPIPCRHGSRTAFRGAAGLAALAVAGSLTAACQVSPFGDDDGTSGPSPGSAATGPAGQATAGDDYVPGDGNGGYDVQHYGLKLDIDPDAAEQLRGTATIKAKATERLARFNLDLEGLDVRSIKVDGAPARRQRAGRELEVTPAKPLKKGAEFTAVIEYSGSPKPVSDPVLGTYGWIRTSDGVFVACQPSGAKSWFPSNDHPSDKATFDFEITVPQGLTAIANGEPETPLTGTGGQTPGTPGGPPGTGPDGPPSGPGIEPIGHRRAQTTSKWRVREPMATYLATVTVGRFDVRTGRTESGVQVITAVDPTLPTVDLDEFHDLNIEITEEFSKLFGPYPFTSTGGLVDNAEVGFALETQTRPVYGSFGARPGIVAHELAHQWFGNSVSVTGWKDIWLNEGFATYAEWLWEEKSGGPSVQRQFDERYESPMAKELWDNPPGDPGRRRMFGRSVYDRGGMTLVALRERVGEDVFYEILRTWAKERRHSNATTAQFVATANKVSGKKLDDFFDDWLYKKGRPAK; this comes from the coding sequence GTGCACAAGGCCGGAAGATCCCCCATCCCCTGCCGCCACGGCTCCCGGACCGCGTTCCGTGGCGCCGCGGGACTGGCCGCGCTCGCCGTCGCGGGGTCGCTGACCGCGGCCTGCCAGGTGTCCCCGTTCGGCGATGACGACGGCACTTCCGGCCCGTCCCCCGGCTCGGCCGCGACGGGACCGGCGGGGCAGGCGACCGCGGGCGACGACTACGTGCCCGGCGACGGCAACGGCGGCTACGACGTCCAGCACTACGGGCTGAAGCTCGACATCGACCCGGACGCCGCCGAACAACTGCGGGGCACGGCCACGATCAAGGCGAAGGCGACCGAGCGGCTGGCCCGGTTCAACCTCGACCTCGAGGGCCTCGACGTGCGGTCCATCAAGGTGGACGGCGCGCCCGCGCGGCGGCAGCGCGCCGGTCGCGAGCTGGAGGTCACCCCGGCGAAACCGCTGAAGAAGGGCGCCGAGTTCACCGCGGTCATCGAGTACTCGGGATCGCCGAAGCCGGTGTCGGACCCGGTGCTCGGCACCTACGGCTGGATCCGCACGTCCGACGGGGTGTTCGTGGCGTGCCAGCCGAGCGGCGCGAAGTCCTGGTTCCCGAGCAACGACCACCCGAGCGACAAGGCCACGTTCGACTTCGAGATCACGGTCCCGCAGGGGCTGACGGCGATCGCCAACGGCGAGCCCGAGACGCCGCTCACCGGGACGGGCGGCCAGACGCCCGGCACGCCCGGCGGACCTCCCGGCACCGGCCCGGACGGGCCCCCGAGCGGCCCGGGCATCGAGCCGATCGGGCATCGCCGCGCCCAGACGACGAGCAAGTGGCGCGTCCGGGAGCCGATGGCGACGTACCTGGCCACGGTCACGGTCGGGCGGTTCGACGTGCGGACGGGGCGGACCGAGAGCGGCGTGCAGGTCATCACCGCGGTGGACCCGACCCTTCCCACGGTCGACCTGGACGAGTTCCACGACCTGAACATCGAGATCACCGAGGAGTTCTCGAAGCTGTTCGGGCCCTACCCGTTCACGTCCACCGGCGGCCTGGTCGACAACGCCGAGGTCGGCTTCGCGTTGGAGACCCAGACACGCCCGGTGTACGGGTCGTTCGGGGCGCGGCCGGGCATCGTGGCGCACGAGCTGGCGCACCAGTGGTTCGGCAACAGCGTCAGCGTCACCGGCTGGAAGGACATCTGGCTGAACGAGGGCTTCGCGACCTACGCCGAGTGGCTGTGGGAGGAGAAGAGCGGCGGCCCGTCCGTCCAGCGGCAGTTCGACGAGCGCTACGAGAGCCCCATGGCGAAGGAGCTGTGGGACAACCCGCCCGGCGACCCCGGCCGCCGGCGGATGTTCGGGCGCTCGGTGTACGACCGCGGCGGGATGACGCTGGTGGCGCTGCGCGAACGGGTCGGCGAGGACGTCTTCTACGAGATCCTCAGGACGTGGGCGAAGGAGCGGCGGCACTCCAACGCGACCACGGCCCAGTTCGTCGCGACGGCGAACAAGGTCTCGGGGAAGAAGCTCGACGACTTCTTCGACGACTGGCTGTACAAGAAGGGCCGCCCGGCCAAGTAG
- a CDS encoding RDD family protein — MTQPPNDPASGDEPEERPHGHPQGPEQPGQYGGRQQPGGQQPHGGQHYGQQPPGQQQPYGQGPYGQDPYGQPHGQQQPYGQQPYGQQPYGQEPYGQQPYGQEQGPGGLPKYPGGQGYGGAGGYFDPAQGLASRWARLGAAIVDIVLVGIVTSLISLPFVDWNRVFNPENNQSMYTSDQLSSNAIGVVLGFFYYWLMHARWGQTLGKKLLGIRVVREADGQAITTGQAAGRSAFYSVLGGICGCIGLINVAWILWDPRKQALHCKVARTVVAKAGPNVPDPYARR, encoded by the coding sequence ATGACGCAACCGCCGAACGACCCCGCGTCCGGGGACGAACCGGAAGAGCGGCCGCACGGTCACCCGCAGGGGCCCGAACAACCGGGGCAGTACGGCGGGCGGCAGCAGCCGGGCGGTCAGCAGCCCCACGGCGGGCAGCACTACGGTCAGCAGCCCCCCGGGCAGCAACAGCCCTATGGCCAGGGACCGTACGGGCAGGACCCTTACGGGCAGCCCCACGGCCAACAGCAGCCCTACGGGCAGCAACCGTACGGGCAGCAACCGTACGGCCAGGAGCCCTACGGGCAGCAGCCGTACGGGCAGGAGCAAGGGCCGGGTGGGCTGCCGAAGTACCCCGGCGGGCAGGGGTACGGCGGCGCGGGAGGCTATTTCGACCCGGCCCAGGGGCTGGCGAGCCGCTGGGCGCGGCTGGGCGCCGCCATCGTCGACATCGTCCTCGTCGGCATCGTCACCAGCCTGATCTCGCTGCCGTTCGTCGACTGGAACCGCGTCTTCAACCCGGAGAACAACCAGTCGATGTACACCTCCGACCAGCTGTCGAGCAACGCGATCGGCGTCGTGCTGGGCTTCTTCTACTACTGGCTGATGCACGCCAGATGGGGGCAGACGCTCGGCAAGAAGCTCCTGGGGATCAGGGTGGTCCGCGAGGCCGACGGGCAGGCGATCACGACCGGCCAGGCCGCGGGACGCTCCGCGTTCTACAGCGTGCTGGGCGGCATCTGCGGGTGCATCGGCCTCATCAACGTCGCGTGGATCCTCTGGGACCCGCGCAAGCAGGCCCTCCACTGCAAGGTCGCGCGGACCGTCGTCGCCAAGGCCGGTCCGAACGTCCCTGACCCCTACGCCCGCCGCTGA
- a CDS encoding RDD family protein — MSEPPQNPQFRDEEGQAPDPESPAPDGPDRTPERPPPYQGTYGAGPGQAPPPVPAPGAGAAGPQPGYGPPGQPLPGPGGPQDHLAGRWARLGAALLDSLILGVVSIPAVLFSIRWDAMEESMSSGEPVTELTELYHIPRLIGAYVVVFLLGFAYFTVAHAKWGQTIGKKALGIRVVSVAGHSALTWRQAIGRQAFVYAVSVATALLNLVPGGALIGALGMLDNAWILWDAQKQAVHDKVAGTLVVKAPPWAPNPYARS, encoded by the coding sequence ATGAGCGAACCGCCGCAGAACCCCCAGTTCCGGGACGAAGAGGGGCAGGCCCCCGATCCGGAGTCCCCGGCGCCGGACGGTCCCGACCGCACCCCCGAGCGCCCTCCGCCGTACCAGGGCACCTACGGCGCAGGACCCGGCCAGGCGCCGCCGCCCGTCCCCGCCCCCGGGGCCGGCGCCGCCGGGCCACAGCCCGGTTACGGCCCTCCGGGGCAGCCGCTTCCGGGGCCCGGCGGCCCGCAGGACCATCTGGCCGGGCGCTGGGCGCGGCTGGGAGCGGCGCTCCTCGACTCCCTCATCCTCGGCGTCGTGAGCATCCCGGCCGTCCTGTTCTCCATCCGGTGGGACGCGATGGAGGAGTCCATGTCGTCCGGCGAACCGGTCACCGAACTGACAGAGCTCTACCACATCCCCCGGCTGATCGGCGCGTACGTGGTCGTGTTCCTGCTGGGCTTCGCGTACTTCACCGTCGCGCACGCCAAGTGGGGGCAGACGATCGGCAAGAAGGCCCTGGGCATCCGGGTGGTGAGCGTCGCCGGCCATTCCGCGCTGACCTGGCGGCAGGCGATCGGCAGGCAGGCGTTCGTCTACGCCGTCTCCGTCGCGACGGCCCTGCTCAACCTCGTGCCCGGCGGCGCGCTCATCGGCGCGCTCGGGATGCTCGACAACGCCTGGATCCTCTGGGACGCGCAGAAGCAGGCCGTGCACGACAAGGTGGCGGGAACGCTGGTGGTCAAGGCGCCGCCGTGGGCGCCGAACCCGTACGCCCGGTCGTGA
- the hppD gene encoding 4-hydroxyphenylpyruvate dioxygenase translates to MDEFPVKGMDAVVFAVGNARQAAHYYSTAFGMRRVAYRGPENGSPDEAVHVLESGSARFVLRGPVRAGTDLGRHVAEHGDGVVDLAIEVPDVEAAYRHAVENGAKGLEEPHVLEDEHGKVTIAAIATYGETRHSFVDRSNYTGPYLPGFAPADPIVEPPEKRYFQGIDHCVGNVERMNEWADFYHRVMGFTDMAEFIGDDIATEYSALMSKVVADGTRKVKFPLNEPAESRRKSQIEEYLEFYGGPGVQHIALNTNDILATVDRMRAAGVEFLDTPDSYYEDPDLRKRIGEVRVPIEELQKRRILVDRDEDGYLLQIFTKPVQDRPTVFFEMIERHGSLGFGKGNFKALFEAIEREQARRGNL, encoded by the coding sequence ATGGATGAGTTTCCGGTCAAGGGGATGGACGCCGTCGTCTTCGCCGTCGGCAACGCCCGGCAGGCGGCGCACTACTACTCCACCGCGTTCGGCATGCGCAGGGTCGCCTACCGCGGCCCGGAGAACGGCAGCCCGGACGAGGCGGTGCACGTGCTGGAGTCGGGCAGTGCCCGGTTCGTCCTCCGCGGCCCGGTGCGGGCGGGCACCGACCTCGGCCGGCACGTCGCCGAGCACGGCGACGGCGTGGTGGACCTCGCGATCGAGGTCCCCGACGTGGAGGCCGCGTACCGGCATGCCGTCGAGAACGGGGCGAAGGGCCTTGAGGAGCCGCACGTCCTGGAGGACGAGCACGGCAAGGTGACGATCGCGGCGATCGCCACCTACGGCGAGACCCGCCACTCGTTCGTCGACCGCTCGAACTACACCGGCCCCTACCTTCCGGGGTTCGCGCCCGCCGACCCGATCGTGGAGCCGCCGGAGAAGCGCTACTTCCAAGGGATCGACCACTGCGTCGGCAACGTCGAGCGCATGAACGAGTGGGCCGACTTCTACCACCGGGTCATGGGCTTCACCGACATGGCCGAGTTCATCGGCGACGACATCGCGACCGAGTACTCGGCGCTGATGTCCAAGGTCGTCGCGGACGGGACGCGCAAGGTGAAGTTCCCGCTGAACGAGCCGGCGGAGAGCAGGCGCAAGTCGCAGATCGAGGAGTACCTGGAGTTCTACGGCGGGCCTGGCGTCCAGCACATCGCGCTCAACACCAACGACATCCTCGCCACCGTGGACCGTATGAGGGCGGCGGGCGTGGAGTTCCTCGACACCCCCGACTCGTACTACGAGGACCCGGACCTGCGGAAGCGCATCGGCGAGGTGCGGGTGCCGATCGAGGAGCTGCAGAAGCGCCGCATCCTCGTCGACCGCGACGAGGACGGCTACCTGCTGCAGATCTTCACCAAGCCCGTCCAGGACCGGCCGACGGTGTTCTTCGAGATGATCGAGCGGCACGGCTCGCTCGGCTTCGGCAAGGGCAACTTCAAGGCGCTGTTCGAGGCGATCGAGCGCGAGCAGGCGCGCCGCGGGAACCTCTGA
- a CDS encoding Lrp/AsnC family transcriptional regulator, which produces MPIDELDGRLIELFTAEPRVGVLEASRRLGVARGTVQARLDRLARDGVISRFGPEIDPAALGYGVTAFVTLQLRQSRGRGESGHDPVGRRLAQVPEVLEAHTITGPGDMLCRVVARSNTDLQRVIDVIVDVEGVERASSVISLATQVPYRTLPLVRATAEQAKTARGERTTRTGRTTPDKQNAPHQKRPAT; this is translated from the coding sequence GTGCCGATCGACGAACTGGACGGCCGGCTGATCGAGCTGTTCACCGCCGAACCCCGCGTCGGCGTCCTGGAGGCGTCCCGGCGGCTCGGGGTCGCGCGCGGCACCGTCCAGGCGCGGCTCGACCGCCTCGCCCGCGACGGGGTCATCTCGCGCTTCGGACCCGAGATCGACCCCGCCGCCCTCGGCTACGGGGTGACCGCGTTCGTGACGCTGCAGCTGCGGCAGAGCCGGGGCCGGGGGGAGAGCGGTCACGATCCCGTCGGCCGGAGGCTCGCCCAGGTGCCCGAAGTGCTCGAAGCCCACACCATCACCGGCCCCGGCGACATGCTGTGCCGCGTCGTCGCGCGCAGCAACACCGACCTGCAGCGCGTCATCGACGTCATCGTGGACGTGGAGGGCGTCGAACGGGCGTCCTCGGTGATCTCACTGGCGACCCAGGTGCCCTACCGCACGCTGCCCCTGGTCCGCGCCACGGCGGAACAGGCGAAAACCGCGCGGGGCGAAAGAACCACGAGAACCGGAAGAACCACACCGGACAAACAGAACGCCCCGCACCAAAAACGACCCGCGACCTAA
- the greA gene encoding transcription elongation factor GreA produces MTETRADNVTWLTQEAYDRLKAELEHLSGPGRIEIAQKIEAAREEGDLRENGGYHAAKEEQGKIEGRILQLQSILENARVGEAPRTEGVVGPGMTVTVSFEGDDEEVTFLLASREEVGAPIDVYSPNSPLGAAINGKKVGDKATYALPNGRSMTVEILDATPYGAD; encoded by the coding sequence GTGACCGAGACCCGCGCTGACAACGTCACCTGGCTCACCCAGGAGGCGTACGACCGGCTCAAGGCTGAGCTGGAGCACCTGTCGGGCCCGGGCCGCATCGAGATCGCACAGAAGATCGAAGCGGCGCGGGAGGAAGGGGACCTGCGCGAGAACGGCGGCTACCACGCGGCCAAAGAGGAACAGGGCAAGATCGAGGGCCGCATCCTCCAGCTCCAGAGCATCCTGGAGAACGCGCGCGTCGGCGAGGCGCCGCGCACCGAGGGCGTCGTCGGCCCCGGCATGACCGTCACGGTCTCCTTCGAAGGGGACGACGAAGAGGTCACGTTCCTCCTCGCGTCACGGGAGGAGGTCGGCGCCCCCATCGACGTGTACTCGCCGAACTCGCCTCTCGGAGCGGCCATCAACGGCAAGAAGGTCGGCGACAAGGCCACCTACGCGCTGCCGAACGGCCGCAGCATGACCGTCGAGATCCTCGACGCCACCCCGTACGGAGCCGACTGA
- a CDS encoding DUF4307 domain-containing protein → MTTSVSKPAGPSEDRRRPLGLVVIGVLVALASVGFGVIYMNAGRTPGIMAETVAFDIADTSVKITYLVAKGEDDEVRCTVDAFDPDFEILAEKEVVLPVGTSKVRDTETLTTPRRATGARIHGCRAV, encoded by the coding sequence ATGACGACGAGCGTGTCGAAGCCCGCCGGTCCCTCCGAGGACCGGAGGCGCCCCCTGGGACTGGTGGTCATCGGCGTGCTCGTGGCCCTGGCCTCCGTCGGCTTCGGCGTGATCTACATGAACGCCGGGCGGACTCCCGGCATCATGGCGGAGACCGTCGCCTTCGACATCGCCGACACGTCGGTGAAGATCACCTACCTGGTCGCCAAGGGGGAGGACGACGAAGTGCGCTGTACCGTCGACGCCTTCGACCCGGATTTCGAGATCCTCGCGGAGAAGGAGGTCGTCCTGCCCGTGGGAACGTCCAAGGTGCGGGACACCGAGACGCTCACCACCCCGCGAAGGGCGACCGGGGCCAGAATTCACGGCTGCCGCGCGGTCTGA
- the mca gene encoding mycothiol conjugate amidase Mca, translated as MAVHAHPDDESSKGAATMAKYAAEGVEVLVVTCTGGERGDILNPAMDRPEIKADIGKVRQEEMARAREILGVRQSWLGFVDSGFPEGDPPPPLPEGCFALQPLETASEPLVRAVREFRPHVMLTYDEKGGYPHPDHVKCHEVSMEAFEAAGDPERYPGTGDPWQPLKLYYHLTFNKDRILALHNAMEKAGRESPYGDWIKRFDEESERRAKWEVTTRVPCADYFETRDRALLAHATQIDPNGFWFVVPLDIQREAWPTEDYHLARSLVDTELPEDDLFAGVREKVCL; from the coding sequence ATGGCGGTGCACGCCCACCCCGACGACGAGTCCAGCAAGGGCGCGGCGACGATGGCCAAGTACGCGGCCGAGGGCGTCGAGGTCCTCGTCGTGACCTGCACCGGCGGCGAGCGCGGCGACATCCTGAACCCGGCGATGGACCGTCCCGAGATCAAGGCCGACATCGGCAAGGTCCGGCAGGAGGAGATGGCCCGCGCCCGCGAGATCCTCGGCGTCCGGCAGAGCTGGCTCGGTTTCGTCGACTCCGGCTTCCCCGAGGGCGACCCCCCGCCGCCGCTCCCCGAGGGCTGCTTCGCGCTCCAGCCGCTGGAGACCGCCTCCGAGCCGCTGGTGCGCGCCGTCCGCGAATTCCGCCCCCACGTGATGCTCACCTACGACGAGAAGGGCGGGTACCCCCACCCCGACCACGTGAAGTGCCACGAGGTCTCGATGGAGGCGTTCGAGGCCGCGGGCGACCCGGAGCGGTACCCCGGCACGGGCGACCCCTGGCAGCCGCTCAAGCTCTACTACCACCTGACCTTCAACAAGGACCGCATCCTCGCCCTGCACAACGCGATGGAGAAGGCGGGCCGTGAGTCGCCCTACGGCGACTGGATCAAGCGCTTCGACGAGGAGAGCGAGCGGAGGGCGAAGTGGGAGGTGACCACCCGCGTCCCCTGCGCCGACTACTTCGAGACCAGGGACCGGGCCCTGCTCGCCCACGCCACCCAGATCGACCCCAACGGCTTCTGGTTCGTCGTCCCGCTGGACATCCAGCGTGAGGCGTGGCCCACCGAGGACTACCATTTGGCCAGGTCCCTCGTCGACACCGAGCTGCCGGAGGACGACCTGTTCGCCGGCGTCCGGGAGAAGGTGTGTCTGTAG
- a CDS encoding pyridoxamine 5'-phosphate oxidase family protein, whose product MAGGSKREQIKMTPDEVASFLAGNFKVQVATVGKEGEPHLVTMFYALLDGKIAFTTYKKSQKVQNLRRNPTMTCLVEDGVEYNELRGVALYGRGLIIEDPEPRSKVGMVVGSRMAGLPVPEIGEPVDPVVAEGIEKALEKRVLIVMEPDRVVSWDHGKV is encoded by the coding sequence TTGGCCGGAGGCAGCAAGCGCGAGCAGATCAAGATGACGCCCGACGAGGTGGCGTCGTTCCTCGCCGGCAACTTCAAGGTCCAGGTCGCCACGGTCGGCAAGGAGGGCGAGCCGCACCTGGTGACGATGTTCTACGCGCTGCTCGACGGCAAGATCGCCTTCACCACGTACAAGAAGTCGCAGAAGGTGCAGAACCTGCGCCGCAATCCCACGATGACGTGCCTCGTCGAGGACGGCGTGGAGTACAACGAGCTGCGCGGCGTCGCCCTCTACGGCCGCGGCCTCATCATCGAGGACCCCGAGCCCAGGAGCAAGGTGGGCATGGTCGTGGGGTCCCGCATGGCGGGCCTGCCGGTGCCCGAGATCGGCGAGCCGGTCGACCCCGTCGTCGCCGAGGGCATCGAGAAGGCGCTCGAGAAGCGCGTCCTCATCGTGATGGAGCCCGACCGGGTGGTCAGCTGGGACCACGGCAAGGTCTGA
- a CDS encoding ribonuclease Z, with translation MSVRDLIVLGSASAVPTKARNHNGYLLRWDGHGVLFDPGEGTQRQMSRAGVSAHDVTWICVTHFHGDHCLGVPGVVQRIARDGVEHPVDAAFPASGRTYWERLRHATVFRDTDVVRERPVSGERMRLDTGDAPFTLEARRLSHPVEAYGYRLEEPDGRTMLPEELAARGVRGPLIRRLQEEGRITAPDGRTVTLEECSVPRPGQKVAFVMDTRLCDGARELADGVDMLVIESTFLQEDADLAAEYGHLTAAQAASVAAEAGVQRLVLTHFSERYPAEDEHRFLDEASAVFGGEITLVHDLDRISMPPRRLNVPERGQESHHG, from the coding sequence GTGTCAGTCCGCGATCTGATCGTCCTCGGCTCCGCCAGCGCGGTGCCGACCAAGGCCCGCAACCACAACGGCTACCTGCTGCGCTGGGACGGCCACGGCGTCCTGTTCGACCCGGGGGAGGGGACGCAGCGGCAGATGTCCCGCGCCGGGGTGTCCGCGCACGACGTGACGTGGATCTGCGTGACCCACTTCCACGGCGACCACTGCCTCGGCGTGCCCGGCGTCGTCCAGCGCATCGCCCGCGACGGCGTCGAGCACCCGGTGGACGCGGCGTTCCCCGCGAGCGGCCGGACCTACTGGGAGCGGCTGCGGCACGCGACCGTCTTCCGCGACACCGACGTCGTCCGCGAGCGGCCCGTCTCGGGCGAGCGGATGCGGCTCGACACCGGAGACGCGCCGTTCACCCTGGAGGCGCGCCGGCTCTCCCATCCCGTCGAGGCGTACGGGTACCGGCTGGAGGAGCCCGACGGCCGCACGATGCTGCCCGAGGAGCTCGCCGCGCGCGGCGTGCGCGGCCCGCTCATCCGCCGGCTCCAGGAGGAGGGCCGGATCACGGCTCCGGACGGACGCACGGTCACCCTGGAGGAGTGCAGCGTGCCCCGTCCCGGCCAGAAGGTCGCGTTCGTCATGGACACCCGCCTCTGCGACGGGGCGAGGGAGCTGGCCGACGGGGTCGACATGCTCGTCATCGAGTCCACGTTCCTCCAGGAGGACGCCGACCTCGCGGCCGAGTACGGCCACCTCACCGCCGCCCAGGCCGCGTCGGTCGCGGCGGAGGCCGGTGTCCAGCGCCTGGTCCTGACGCACTTCTCCGAGCGCTACCCCGCCGAGGACGAGCACCGGTTCCTGGACGAGGCGTCCGCCGTGTTCGGCGGAGAGATCACCCTCGTCCACGATCTCGATCGGATCTCCATGCCGCCGCGTCGCCTAAACGTTCCTGAACGTGGGCAGGAGTCCCACCATGGCTGA